A section of the Osmia lignaria lignaria isolate PbOS001 chromosome 3, iyOsmLign1, whole genome shotgun sequence genome encodes:
- the Pgant5 gene encoding polypeptide N-acetylgalactosaminyltransferase 5 isoform X2 translates to MFRSKIRIHTCQVILLTSLVWFLVDVMVLMLYSDCIGGSGWGCTESSKQQTLTEENLPHAKGLAKEEQQIQSSFDHSMKRYRQSELHLWRPAKVIRESKGKPGEMGAAVHISPEDEARQQELFKLNQFNLMASDMISLNRSLRDIRLEGCKTKKHPKYLPDTSIVIVFHNEAWSTLLRTVWSVINRSPRTLLKEIILVDDKSEQDHLKQDLEDYVKTLPVPTYVYRTEKRSGLIRARLLGAKHVKGQVITFLDAHCECTEGWLEPLLSRIAENRSTVVCPIIDVISDDTFEYIPASDMTWGGFNWKLNFRWYRVAQREMDRRLGDRTAPLRTPTMAGGLFSIDKDYFYELGAYDEGMDIWGGENLEMSFRIWMCGGTLEIATCSHVGHVFRKSTPYTFPGGTSKIVNHNNARLAEVWLDQWKYFYYNINPGARNVAVGDVSERIKLRERLKCKSFRWYLENIYPESPMPLDYYYLGDVQNVDTQTCLDTMGRRTGENVGISYCHGLGGNQVFAYTKRQQIMSDDMCLDAAGPQGPVKIVRCHGMGGNQAWVYNEETKMIKHTNTGHCLSKPRSNDAMQPVLAPCNPDNRGQKWIMRSKFKWQAS, encoded by the exons ATGTTTCGCTCAAAGATTCGCATTCATACATGTCAAGTGATACTGCTCACGTCGCTGGTATGGTTCCTGGTCGACGTGATGGTGTTGATGCTCTATTCGGACTGCATCGGAGGGTCCGGATGGGGATGTACCGAGAGCAGTAAACAGCAGACACTGACCGAGGAGAACCTGCCGCACGCGAAGGGTTTGGCGAAAGAGGAACAACAGATCCAATCGAGCTTCGATCACAGCATGAAGAGATACAGGCAATCCGAGCTACATCTTTGGCGTCCGGCTAAGGTCATACGTGAGAGCAAGGGTAAGCCCGGCGAGATGGGCGCAGCTGTGCACATCTCGCCGGAGGACGAGGCAAGGCAACAGGAGCTGTTCAAGTTAAATCAGTTCAATCTGATGGCCAGCGACATGATCTCGTTGAATCGATCGCTCAGGGACATCAGGCTGGAGGGTTGCAAAACTAAGAAGCACCCCAAGTACCTTCCGGACACCAGCATCGTGATAGTGTTCCACAACGAGGCCTGGAGCACGTTGCTGAGGACCGTTTGGTCGGTCATCAATCGATCCCCCAGAACTTTGCTCAAGGAGATCATTCTGGTGGACGACAAGAGCGAGCAAG ATCACTTGAAGCAAGATTTGGAGGACTATGTAAAAACGCTACCAGTACCAACGTACGTGTATCGCACCGAGAAGAGATCAGGCCTAATAAGAGCTAGACTGCTTGGGGCGAAACACGTGAAGGGTCAAGTTATAACGTTCCTCGATGCACACTGCGAATGTACCGAGGGTTGGCTGGAACCTTTGCTCTCCAGAATTGCCGAGAATAGGTCCACGGTTGTTTGCCCCATCATAGATGTAATTAGCGACGATACGTTTGAGTATATTCCTGCCAGCGATATGACGTGGGGTGGTTTCAATTGGAAATTGAACTTCAGATG GTATAGAGTGGCACAAAGGGAAATGGACAGAAGATTAGGAGACAGAACGGCTCCTCTGCGAACGCCAACCATGGCTGGTGGATTATTTTCTATTGACAAGgattatttttatgaattgGGTGCTTACGACGAAGGGATGGACATTTGGGGCGGTGAAAATCTTGAAATGAGTTTCCGG ATATGGATGTGTGGTGGGACATTGGAGATCGCAACGTGCTCGCACGTCGGTCATGTATTCCGTAAGTCAACACCGTATACATTCCCTGGTGGTACCAGCAAGATAGTGAACCACAACAATGCGCGACTCGCGGAGGTCTGGTTGGACCAATGGAAGTACTTCTATTACAACATTAATCCAG GTGCTCGTAACGTAGCCGTCGGTGATGTATCTGAAAGGATTAAGCTAAGGGAACGTCTGAAATGCAAAAGTTTCAGATGGTATCTGGAGAATATTTATCCTGAGTCTCCAATGCCgttagattattattatttgggTGATGTACAAAATGTTGACACACAAACCTGTTTGGACACTATGGGTAGAAGAACAGGTGAAAATGTTGGAATTAGCTATTGTCACGGATTAGGTGGCAATCAA GTGTTTGCTTATACTAAACGACAGCAAATTATGTCTGATGATATGTGCCTTGATGCAGCTGGTCCCCAAGGTCCTGTCAAAATAGTAAGATGCCACGGTATGGGAGGAAATCAGGCATGGGTTTATAACGAAGAG ACGAAGATGATTAAACATACGAATACAGGGCATTGTTTATCGAAACCTCGTTCAAACGATGCAATGCAACCTGTCTTAGCACCATGTAATCCTGATAACCGAGGTCAGAAATGGATAATGCGTAGTAAATTTAAATGGCAAGCCAGCTAA
- the LOC117608081 gene encoding phosphoenolpyruvate carboxykinase [GTP], whose product MSAKIDPIRWSSLVRKGINVTRNFSVVAASFRRSSIVHPGSLRYSRIGQSINVLEIKRQSARFAILSHRTHPGCGKRLDMPHACVDVYHPRVSTLVTHAAKNPSLNNNYEYIGKTPLLNTLTEPLAPKLRSYIEEWSSICCPKDIYICDGSDAEYHQQLKLLEQSGTILPLPKYENCWLARTNPADVARVEKRTFISTESRRDTIPTARDGVTGELGNWISPVDMDKAILERFPGCMKGRTMYVIPFSMGPLGSPLSKIGIQITDSPYVVCSMQIMTRMGKKVLEALGNNDFVKCLHSVGVPKSNSKVDVIPSWPCDPERTIILHSPAKNEIASYGSGYGGNSLIGKKCFALRIGSTIARDEGWLAEHMLILGITSPKGKKHYVAAAFPSACGKTNLAMMQPTLPGYKIECVGDDIAWMKFDKEGRLRAINPENGFFGVAPGTSYATNPNAMKTIFKNTIFTNVAATSDGGVFWEGLEKEISEDIEITDWRGNKWNRGSKTPAAHPNSRFCSPASQCPIIDPAWEDPNGVPIDAILFGGRRPEGVPLIYQARNWQHGVFIGAAMRSEATAAAEHQGKVIMHDPFAMRPFFGYNFGHYVGHWLSMANVKNAKLPAIFHVNWFRKGADGKFLWPGFGENSRVLDWILRRIDGEDVAMDSPIGLLPKLDSFNLDNMRENVNMEELFRLSKSFWQKEVDDLKKYFDAQVGDDLPEAIRLELDQLARNIEQF is encoded by the exons ATGTCGGCGAAAATCGATCCGATTCGCTGGTCGAGTCTCGTTAGAAAGGGTATAAACGTAACCAGGAACTTCTCCGTGGTAGCTGCCTCTTTCAGAAGATCTTCTATCGTTCATCCGGGAAGTCTTCGGTATTCTAGAATTGGTCAATCGATCAATGTCCTCGAGATTAAACGACAGTCAGCACGGTTCGCGATTCTGAGCCATCGAACTCATCCCGGCTGTGGAAAGAGACTCGACATGCCGCACGCGTGTGTCGACGTTTACCACCCGCG GGTGTCAACATTGGTCACCCATGCGGCAAAAAATCCGTCCCTTAACAACAATTACGAATACATTGGAAAAACACCATTGCTAAACACACTGACGGAACCTCTCGCGCCGAAACTTCGATCGTACATCGAGGAATGGTCATCAATTTGCTGTCCAAAGGATATTTACATTTGCGACGGAAGCGATGCGGAATATCATCAGCAATTGAAGCTCCTCGAGCAAAGTGGAACCATCTTGCCCCTGCCAAAATATGAGAATTG TTGGCTCGCCAGAACGAATCCGGCGGACGTAGCACGCGTTGAGAAACGCACCTTCATTAGCACCGAGTCAAGGCGTGATACGATACCAACGGCACGCGATGGTGTTACCGGAGAACTGGGTAACTGGATTTCTCCGGTTGATATGGACAAAGCTATTCTAGAACGTTTTCCTGGATGCATGAAAG GCAGAACAATGTACGTGATCCCGTTCAGCATGGGTCCATTGGGTTCGCCTCTGTCAAAAATTGGAATACAGATCACAGACTCTCCATACGTCGTTTGTTCTATGCAAATAATGACCAGAATGGGAAAGAAGGTCCTCGAGGCTCTTGGAAACAACGATTTCGTCAAGTGCTTGCACTCTGTTGGTGTTCCAAAATCAAATTCGAAAGTCGACGTAATACCTTCATGGCCATGCGATCCTGAAAGAACCATCATTCTACATAGCCCAGCGAAAAACGAGATAGCCTCTTACGGAAGCGGTTACGGTGGAAATTCTTTGATTGGTAAAAAATGTTTCGCCTTGAGAATCGGCTCGACCATTGCCAGGGACGAGGGCTGGCTTGCAGAGCATATGCTC ATACTGGGTATCACGAGTCCAAAAGGTAAAAAACATTACGTGGCCGCCGCGTTTCCCAGCGCTTGCGGAAAGACCAACTTAGCTATGATGCAGCCTACTCTACCCGGTTACAAAATCGAGTGCGTCGGCGACGACATCGCCTGGATGAAGTTCGACAAAGAAGGAAGACTTCGCGCCATCAATCCTGAGAACGGATTCTTCGGCGTGGCACCTGGGACCAGCTACGCCACAAACCCAAACGCCATGAAGACCATCTTCAAGAATACAATCTTCACTAATGTGGCTGCTACCAGCGACGGTGGAGTTTTCTGGGAAGGATTGGAGAAAGAGATCAGTGAAGACATTGAG ATCACCGATTGGAGGGGTAATAAGTGGAACAGGGGATCCAAGACACCTGCTGCACATCCAAATTCCAGATTCTGTTCACCAGCCAGCCAGTGTCCCATCATTGATCCTGCTTGGGAAGATCCAAATGGGGTTCCTATAGATGCTATACTCTTCGGTGGCCGCAGACCTGAAGGTGTTCCTTTGATTTATCAGGCAAGAAACTGGCAGCATGGCGTCTTCATAGGAGCAGCAATGAGATCCGAGGCGACTGCTGCAGCAGAACATCAG GGTAAGGTAATCATGCACGATCCATTCGCGATGAGGCCCTTCTTCGGCTACAATTTTGGACATTACGTCGGTCATTGGCTGAGCATGGCCAATGTGAAAAATGCTAAACTACCAGCGATATTCCACGTGAATTGGTTCAGGAAAGGAGCAGACGGTAAATTCCTCTGGCCAGGTTTCGGTGAGAACTCTCGTGTCCTGGATTGGATTCTCCGGAGGATCGACGGCGAGGACGTCGCGATGGATTCTCCGATCGGTTTACTACCAAAATTAGACTCCTTTAATCTGGACAACATGAGAGAAAACGTTAACATGGAGGAATTGTTCAGATTATCGAAAAGTTTCTGGCAGAAGGAAGTTGATGACCTTAAAAAGTATTTCGATGCCCAAGTTGGCGATGATTTACCGGAAGCTATTCGTCTCGAGCTTGATCAGCTTGCACGTAATATCGAACAATTTTAA
- the Pgant5 gene encoding polypeptide N-acetylgalactosaminyltransferase 5 isoform X1, with product MFRSKIRIHTCQVILLTSLVWFLVDVMVLMLYSDCIGGSGWGCTESSKQQTLTEENLPHAKGLAKEEQQIQSSFDHSMKRYRQSELHLWRPAKVIRESKGKPGEMGAAVHISPEDEARQQELFKLNQFNLMASDMISLNRSLRDIRLEGCKTKKHPKYLPDTSIVIVFHNEAWSTLLRTVWSVINRSPRTLLKEIILVDDKSEQDHLKQDLEDYVKTLPVPTYVYRTEKRSGLIRARLLGAKHVKGQVITFLDAHCECTEGWLEPLLSRIAENRSTVVCPIIDVISDDTFEYIPASDMTWGGFNWKLNFRWYRVAQREMDRRLGDRTAPLRTPTMAGGLFSIDKDYFYELGAYDEGMDIWGGENLEMSFRVWQCGGTLEISPCSHVGHVFRDKSPYTFPGGVSKVVLHNAARVAEVWMDEWRDFYYAMNPGARNVAVGDVSERIKLRERLKCKSFRWYLENIYPESPMPLDYYYLGDVQNVDTQTCLDTMGRRTGENVGISYCHGLGGNQVFAYTKRQQIMSDDMCLDAAGPQGPVKIVRCHGMGGNQAWVYNEETKMIKHTNTGHCLSKPRSNDAMQPVLAPCNPDNRGQKWIMRSKFKWQAS from the exons ATGTTTCGCTCAAAGATTCGCATTCATACATGTCAAGTGATACTGCTCACGTCGCTGGTATGGTTCCTGGTCGACGTGATGGTGTTGATGCTCTATTCGGACTGCATCGGAGGGTCCGGATGGGGATGTACCGAGAGCAGTAAACAGCAGACACTGACCGAGGAGAACCTGCCGCACGCGAAGGGTTTGGCGAAAGAGGAACAACAGATCCAATCGAGCTTCGATCACAGCATGAAGAGATACAGGCAATCCGAGCTACATCTTTGGCGTCCGGCTAAGGTCATACGTGAGAGCAAGGGTAAGCCCGGCGAGATGGGCGCAGCTGTGCACATCTCGCCGGAGGACGAGGCAAGGCAACAGGAGCTGTTCAAGTTAAATCAGTTCAATCTGATGGCCAGCGACATGATCTCGTTGAATCGATCGCTCAGGGACATCAGGCTGGAGGGTTGCAAAACTAAGAAGCACCCCAAGTACCTTCCGGACACCAGCATCGTGATAGTGTTCCACAACGAGGCCTGGAGCACGTTGCTGAGGACCGTTTGGTCGGTCATCAATCGATCCCCCAGAACTTTGCTCAAGGAGATCATTCTGGTGGACGACAAGAGCGAGCAAG ATCACTTGAAGCAAGATTTGGAGGACTATGTAAAAACGCTACCAGTACCAACGTACGTGTATCGCACCGAGAAGAGATCAGGCCTAATAAGAGCTAGACTGCTTGGGGCGAAACACGTGAAGGGTCAAGTTATAACGTTCCTCGATGCACACTGCGAATGTACCGAGGGTTGGCTGGAACCTTTGCTCTCCAGAATTGCCGAGAATAGGTCCACGGTTGTTTGCCCCATCATAGATGTAATTAGCGACGATACGTTTGAGTATATTCCTGCCAGCGATATGACGTGGGGTGGTTTCAATTGGAAATTGAACTTCAGATG GTATAGAGTGGCACAAAGGGAAATGGACAGAAGATTAGGAGACAGAACGGCTCCTCTGCGAACGCCAACCATGGCTGGTGGATTATTTTCTATTGACAAGgattatttttatgaattgGGTGCTTACGACGAAGGGATGGACATTTGGGGCGGTGAAAATCTTGAAATGAGTTTCCGG GTATGGCAATGTGGTGGGACGTTAGAAATCAGTCCGTGTTCACATGTTGGACATGTATTCCGAGACAAGAGTCCATATACATTCCCTGGTGGTGTCAGCAAAGTAGTTCTACACAATGCGGCCAGGGTGGCCGAGGTCTGGATGGATGAGTGGAGAGATTTTTACTATGCCATGAACCCAG GTGCTCGTAACGTAGCCGTCGGTGATGTATCTGAAAGGATTAAGCTAAGGGAACGTCTGAAATGCAAAAGTTTCAGATGGTATCTGGAGAATATTTATCCTGAGTCTCCAATGCCgttagattattattatttgggTGATGTACAAAATGTTGACACACAAACCTGTTTGGACACTATGGGTAGAAGAACAGGTGAAAATGTTGGAATTAGCTATTGTCACGGATTAGGTGGCAATCAA GTGTTTGCTTATACTAAACGACAGCAAATTATGTCTGATGATATGTGCCTTGATGCAGCTGGTCCCCAAGGTCCTGTCAAAATAGTAAGATGCCACGGTATGGGAGGAAATCAGGCATGGGTTTATAACGAAGAG ACGAAGATGATTAAACATACGAATACAGGGCATTGTTTATCGAAACCTCGTTCAAACGATGCAATGCAACCTGTCTTAGCACCATGTAATCCTGATAACCGAGGTCAGAAATGGATAATGCGTAGTAAATTTAAATGGCAAGCCAGCTAA
- the RpL37A gene encoding ribosomal protein L37A: MAKRTKKVGITGKYGTRYGASLRKMVKKMEITQHSKYTCTFCGKDAMKRSVVGIWSCKRCKRTVAGGAWVYSTTAAASVRSAVRRLREVKEQ, from the exons ATG gCTAAACGTACAAAGAAGGTTGGAATCACAGGGAAATATGGTACCAGATATGGTGCCTCCCTCAGAAAGATGGTTAAGAAGATGGAAATTACCCAGCACAGTAAATATACCTGTACATTCTGTGGCAAG GATGCAATGAAGAGAAGTGTTGTAGGAATTTGGTCATGCAAACGATGCAAAAGAACAGTTGCAGGAGGTGCATGGGTTTATTCAACAACAGCTGCTGCTTCAGTTAGGTCTGCAGTTAGGAGGTTACGTGAAGTAAAAGAACAATAA